A region from the Methylocystis iwaonis genome encodes:
- the ccoG gene encoding cytochrome c oxidase accessory protein CcoG: MSSAETQSILLDDPIVEAPHKVYPKKVDGQFRRIKWGIQFATLAIYYFLPFVRWDRGLNAPSQAVLVDFPHRRFYFFFIEIWPQEVYYVTGLLILAALALFLMNAVAGRIWCGYMCPQTVWTDFYLTTERWIEGDARDRVTLDESPWTRDKIRKKVSKHFLWLLIAWWTGGAWVLYFTDAPTVVWKLATFRNGAFDTYLWIGILTFTTYVFAGVMREKLCLHACPWPRIQAALTDEYALNVTYRYDRGEPRMSLKQATAARAANLPSGDCVDCGQCVAVCPTGVDIRKGSQLGCIQCGLCIDACDAIMEKIHRPARLIGYDTEMNVKRRQCGESAIYKPFRVRTVLYVLLILGVAGFMSVTLATRDDMHVSVLHDRNPLAVRLKDGGVRNGYTLRFANKKAEARSFTIAVSGVAGAQLEIVGVTPGNKGKAVIEVGPDQTREARVLLSTHGAGGSKGQAPVTFTTTDAVSGEATQVTDVFIWP, encoded by the coding sequence ATGTCCAGCGCGGAAACCCAATCAATTCTTCTCGACGACCCCATCGTCGAAGCGCCGCACAAGGTCTATCCCAAGAAGGTCGACGGACAATTCCGCCGCATCAAATGGGGCATTCAATTCGCGACGCTCGCAATCTATTATTTTCTTCCCTTCGTGCGCTGGGATCGTGGGCTCAACGCGCCGAGCCAGGCCGTTCTCGTCGATTTCCCGCACCGGCGCTTTTATTTCTTCTTCATCGAGATCTGGCCGCAGGAAGTCTATTACGTCACCGGCCTTCTGATCCTCGCGGCGCTGGCGCTTTTTCTCATGAACGCCGTCGCCGGCCGCATCTGGTGCGGCTATATGTGCCCGCAGACGGTGTGGACCGATTTCTATCTGACGACCGAGCGTTGGATCGAGGGCGATGCGCGCGACCGCGTCACGCTCGACGAAAGTCCGTGGACGCGCGATAAAATCCGCAAAAAGGTTTCGAAGCATTTCTTGTGGCTGCTCATCGCCTGGTGGACCGGCGGCGCCTGGGTGCTCTATTTCACCGACGCGCCGACAGTCGTGTGGAAATTGGCGACATTCCGAAACGGCGCCTTCGACACCTATCTCTGGATCGGCATTCTCACCTTCACGACTTACGTCTTCGCCGGCGTGATGCGCGAGAAGCTTTGCCTGCACGCCTGCCCCTGGCCGCGCATTCAGGCGGCTCTGACGGACGAATATGCGCTGAATGTCACTTATCGCTACGATCGCGGCGAGCCGCGCATGTCGCTTAAGCAAGCGACCGCGGCACGCGCGGCCAATCTGCCGTCGGGCGATTGCGTGGATTGCGGCCAATGCGTCGCCGTCTGTCCGACGGGCGTCGACATCCGTAAGGGGTCGCAACTCGGCTGCATTCAGTGTGGCCTCTGCATCGACGCCTGCGACGCGATCATGGAGAAAATTCATCGCCCGGCGCGGCTCATCGGCTACGATACGGAGATGAACGTCAAGCGCCGCCAATGCGGCGAGAGCGCGATCTACAAGCCGTTCCGCGTGCGGACCGTGCTTTACGTCCTGCTCATTCTCGGCGTCGCCGGCTTCATGTCGGTAACGCTCGCGACGCGCGACGACATGCATGTGAGCGTGCTGCACGATCGCAATCCGCTCGCCGTGCGTCTGAAAGACGGCGGCGTGCGCAATGGCTATACGCTGCGCTTCGCCAATAAGAAGGCGGAGGCGCGGAGCTTCACCATCGCCGTCTCCGGCGTCGCGGGCGCGCAGTTGGAGATCGTCGGCGTGACGCCGGGCAACAAAGGCAAGGCCGTGATCGAGGTCGGCCCGGATCAAACCCGCGAAGCGCGCGTTCTGCTCTCGACCCACGGCGCGGGCGGGAGCAAGGGACAGGCCCCCGTTACCTTCACCACGACCGACGCCGTAAGCGGCGAGGCGACGCAGGTGACGGACGTTTTCATCTGGCCGTGA
- a CDS encoding heavy metal translocating P-type ATPase — translation MTAAFDLDSLVTRSENGARRFEAAIDGMTCAACIGEIEHGLSDLPGLDHARVNYGNRRLALEWRGDSFDLAAAFERLRRMGYTLHPFELAQSEREEIETSRFLLRCLAIAGFAAMNIMLLSVGVWVGGDIDPATRDLFHGVSALIALPAAAFAGQPFFKSAFGALRAGRLNMDVPISLGVLLALGMSVYETLTHAEHAYFDSATMLLSFLLLGRFLDHAMRRKTRAVAANLAALRAPLACRLSSDGAETLVPLAKIAAGDIVRVKPGERLPVDGVIETGASQLDESLITGETKQRAVLSGDQVYAGSMNYDGALTIRVEAGNGETLLDDIERLLEKATNARSRYRRLADRVSRLYAPMVHLAALSTALFWMWHGASLHHALITAICVLIITCPCALALAVPAVQVVASGALFRAGVLLNSADAIERLAEADTIVFDKTGTLTTPEPRVVNAREIDAGVIDLAARLARASSHPLARAVAQERPRATALDAREDHGQGVCAMVAGVEARLGSPHFCGLDHEAARLDALDGDVSLVAFRHGDAQALFQIRQVLRSDAVEAITALKERGVAIEILSGDRVEAVEKIARALGVSTWSGALKPAGKVARLEALRAEGRKVLMVGDGLNDAPALASAYVSISPIDATQITQAAADAVFLGERLAPVLTALEVARRARALMRENLALSVIYNVLAVPLAMAGLLTPLIAAAAMSGSSILVTLNALRAGAGGERSPSPQAPPLHLSPASREREQDVASADAREHVTRLEAAE, via the coding sequence ATGACCGCCGCTTTCGATCTCGACTCTCTCGTCACCCGCAGCGAAAATGGCGCGCGCCGCTTCGAGGCGGCAATCGACGGCATGACTTGCGCCGCCTGCATCGGCGAGATCGAGCACGGCTTGAGCGATCTTCCCGGCCTCGATCATGCCCGCGTGAATTACGGCAACCGTCGTCTGGCGTTGGAATGGCGCGGCGACTCCTTCGATCTCGCCGCCGCCTTCGAGCGCCTGCGCCGCATGGGCTATACGCTGCATCCTTTCGAACTCGCGCAGAGCGAGCGCGAGGAGATCGAAACCTCGCGCTTCCTGTTGCGCTGCCTCGCCATCGCCGGCTTTGCGGCGATGAACATCATGCTGCTCTCCGTCGGCGTCTGGGTCGGCGGCGACATCGATCCGGCGACGCGCGATCTTTTCCACGGCGTTTCGGCGCTCATCGCGCTGCCGGCGGCGGCTTTCGCCGGCCAGCCTTTCTTCAAGAGCGCTTTCGGCGCGTTGCGTGCCGGGCGGCTCAATATGGATGTGCCGATCTCGCTCGGCGTGTTGCTGGCGCTCGGCATGTCCGTCTATGAGACGCTGACGCATGCCGAGCACGCCTATTTCGACAGCGCGACCATGCTGCTGTCCTTCTTGCTGCTGGGCCGCTTCCTGGATCACGCCATGCGGCGCAAGACGCGCGCGGTTGCGGCCAATCTTGCGGCGTTGCGCGCGCCGCTTGCCTGCCGCCTGTCCAGCGACGGCGCCGAGACGCTCGTTCCGCTCGCTAAAATCGCCGCCGGCGACATCGTGCGGGTGAAGCCGGGCGAGCGCCTTCCCGTCGACGGCGTGATCGAAACAGGCGCGTCGCAACTCGACGAAAGCCTGATCACCGGCGAGACGAAGCAGCGCGCGGTTCTATCGGGCGACCAAGTCTACGCCGGCAGCATGAATTACGACGGTGCGCTCACCATCCGCGTTGAAGCCGGCAATGGCGAGACATTGCTCGACGACATCGAGCGGCTCTTGGAAAAGGCGACCAATGCGCGCTCGCGCTATCGGCGCCTCGCCGACCGAGTGTCGCGGCTTTATGCGCCCATGGTTCATCTCGCGGCGCTGTCCACGGCGCTCTTTTGGATGTGGCATGGCGCAAGCCTGCATCATGCGCTCATTACGGCGATCTGCGTGCTCATCATCACCTGCCCCTGCGCTCTGGCGCTCGCCGTGCCGGCGGTGCAGGTCGTGGCGAGCGGCGCGCTGTTTCGCGCCGGCGTGCTGCTCAACAGCGCTGACGCCATCGAGCGTCTTGCAGAGGCCGACACGATCGTCTTCGACAAGACCGGCACGCTGACCACGCCCGAGCCGCGCGTTGTCAACGCTCGTGAGATCGATGCGGGAGTCATCGACCTAGCGGCGCGTCTCGCGCGGGCGAGCAGCCATCCGCTCGCGCGCGCCGTCGCGCAGGAGCGGCCACGCGCAACGGCGCTCGACGCGCGCGAGGATCATGGGCAGGGCGTCTGCGCCATGGTCGCGGGCGTCGAGGCGCGGCTCGGCTCGCCGCATTTCTGCGGGCTCGATCACGAGGCTGCGCGTCTCGATGCGCTCGACGGGGATGTCTCGCTCGTCGCCTTCCGGCATGGCGACGCGCAGGCGCTTTTCCAGATCCGGCAGGTCTTGCGCAGCGACGCCGTCGAGGCCATTACGGCCCTGAAAGAGCGCGGCGTCGCGATCGAAATCCTGTCCGGCGACCGTGTTGAGGCTGTCGAAAAAATCGCCCGCGCGCTCGGCGTCTCGACCTGGTCCGGCGCCTTGAAGCCGGCCGGGAAGGTCGCGCGGCTCGAAGCCTTGCGCGCCGAGGGCCGCAAGGTTTTGATGGTCGGCGATGGATTGAACGATGCGCCGGCGCTCGCATCGGCCTATGTGTCCATCTCGCCGATCGACGCCACGCAGATCACCCAGGCGGCGGCCGACGCCGTGTTTCTCGGCGAACGCCTCGCGCCTGTCCTCACCGCGCTGGAGGTCGCGCGTCGGGCGCGCGCCTTGATGCGCGAGAATCTGGCGCTCTCGGTGATCTACAATGTTTTGGCTGTGCCGCTCGCCATGGCGGGGCTTCTCACGCCTTTGATCGCGGCGGCGGCGATGTCGGGATCGTCGATCCTGGTGACGTTGAACGCCTTGCGGGCAGGGGCAGGTGGCGAACGATCGCCATCTCCCCAAGCGCCCCCTCTCCACCTCTCCCCCGCTTCGCGGGAGAGAGAGCAGGATGTCGCCTCCGCCGATGCGCGGGAACACGTGACCAGATTGGAGGCGGCGGAATGA
- a CDS encoding cbb3-type cytochrome c oxidase subunit 3 has product MNAGNAEVISTYESLRAFAASWGLIFFGLIFLGVIVYVFWPSRRKQFEHDARIPFREDDDDV; this is encoded by the coding sequence ATGAACGCTGGAAACGCCGAAGTCATCTCGACCTATGAAAGCTTGCGCGCCTTCGCGGCCTCCTGGGGTCTGATCTTCTTCGGCCTGATTTTCCTGGGCGTCATCGTTTACGTCTTCTGGCCGTCGCGGCGGAAGCAATTCGAACATGACGCCCGAATTCCCTTTCGAGAGGATGACGACGATGTCTGA
- a CDS encoding FixH family protein — translation MSMVMSNPRNMKSDYEAGGRPLSGRKVLAMMVGFFLFVGAVNGVMIYKALKTFSGEVVARPYERGLAYNRDIAHAREQAMRDWKVDARLSRLASGETEIRVVARDGDGADVSGAQMTALFAAPADLSKDVRVKLEQTASGRYAGKAVIPAGQRDLVLTASRGGDEVFRSKNRIDVE, via the coding sequence ATGAGCATGGTCATGAGCAATCCGCGCAATATGAAATCCGACTACGAGGCCGGCGGCAGGCCGCTCAGCGGGCGGAAGGTGCTGGCGATGATGGTCGGCTTCTTCCTCTTCGTCGGCGCCGTCAATGGCGTGATGATCTACAAGGCGCTGAAGACCTTTTCGGGCGAAGTGGTGGCGCGTCCTTATGAGCGCGGCCTCGCCTATAATCGTGACATTGCGCATGCGAGAGAGCAGGCGATGCGCGACTGGAAGGTCGACGCGCGGCTGTCGCGCCTGGCTTCCGGCGAGACGGAAATCCGCGTCGTCGCGCGCGATGGCGACGGGGCCGACGTGTCCGGCGCGCAGATGACAGCGCTGTTCGCGGCGCCCGCGGATCTCTCGAAGGATGTGCGCGTGAAGCTCGAGCAGACCGCGTCGGGGCGCTATGCGGGCAAGGCCGTAATCCCCGCGGGGCAACGCGATCTCGTCTTGACGGCGTCGCGGGGCGGCGATGAAGTGTTCCGCTCGAAGAACAGGATCGACGTGGAGTAA
- the ccoO gene encoding cytochrome-c oxidase, cbb3-type subunit II codes for MSQSAQHAPAGGGLQKILETNSILLIVGILLLVSVGGIVEIVPLFYLKNTIEQVEGVRPYSPLELAGYNIYIREGCYTCHSQMIRPLRDEVERYGHYSLAAESMYDHPFQWGSKRTGPDLARVGGKYSNDWHRDHLRNPRSVVPSSIMPGYAFLSQTPLDGEHLAEQMRTLRVVGVPYTDEQIDNAPGDLAAQLSADAQGASEMQKRYPNAAFTDSPSKSGVTEEDALVAYLQHLGVSVDFKIYDDKANVR; via the coding sequence ATGTCGCAATCCGCTCAACATGCGCCCGCCGGCGGCGGGCTTCAGAAAATCTTAGAGACCAATTCGATCCTGCTCATCGTCGGCATCCTGCTTCTCGTGTCGGTCGGCGGCATCGTCGAGATCGTGCCGCTGTTCTATCTCAAGAACACGATCGAGCAGGTGGAAGGCGTGCGGCCCTATTCGCCTCTGGAGCTCGCGGGCTACAATATTTACATCCGCGAGGGCTGCTACACCTGCCACTCGCAAATGATCCGACCCTTACGCGACGAGGTCGAGCGCTACGGCCATTATTCGCTCGCAGCGGAGAGCATGTACGACCACCCGTTCCAATGGGGCTCGAAGCGCACGGGGCCCGATCTCGCGCGTGTTGGCGGCAAATATTCGAACGATTGGCATCGCGATCATTTGCGCAACCCGCGCTCGGTGGTGCCGTCCTCGATCATGCCGGGCTACGCCTTCCTCTCGCAGACGCCGCTCGACGGCGAGCATCTCGCCGAGCAGATGCGGACGCTGCGCGTCGTCGGCGTGCCCTACACCGACGAACAGATCGACAACGCGCCGGGCGATCTCGCCGCGCAGCTTTCCGCTGACGCGCAGGGCGCGAGCGAGATGCAGAAGCGTTATCCCAACGCCGCCTTCACGGACTCGCCGTCGAAATCCGGTGTGACCGAGGAGGATGCGCTCGTCGCCTATCTGCAGCATCTCGGCGTCTCGGTCGATTTCAAGATCTACGACGATAAAGCGAATGTCAGGTGA
- the ccoP gene encoding cytochrome-c oxidase, cbb3-type subunit III, whose translation MTTMSDDTFENGQARTGKVRIDPASGVPTTGHEWDGIEELNTPLPRWWVWTFWITIIWGVGYTIVYPAWPTLSGGTQGLFAWSSRTQVASDVADLQTTRGPVLGKIAAAPLDKIESDPELLAAARMVGKVAFATNCASCHGAGGQGAKGYANLNDDDWLWGGKLADIKQTIEHGVRWDADKATRSSAMPAFGRDGILTPEQIAIVADHVRTYAETPDSDAPTPQGEKLYAENCASCHGVEGKGNPEMGAPALYDQVWLYGADKPTIVARIANGGGAVMPAWKGRLDDTTIKALAVYVHSLGGGQ comes from the coding sequence ATGACGACGATGTCTGACGACACGTTTGAGAATGGCCAGGCAAGAACAGGCAAGGTCAGAATCGACCCGGCGAGCGGCGTGCCGACCACGGGCCATGAATGGGACGGCATAGAGGAACTGAACACGCCGCTGCCGCGCTGGTGGGTGTGGACCTTCTGGATCACGATCATCTGGGGCGTCGGCTATACGATTGTCTATCCCGCCTGGCCGACGTTGTCGGGCGGAACACAGGGTCTTTTCGCCTGGAGCTCGCGCACACAGGTGGCCTCCGACGTCGCCGATCTGCAAACAACGCGTGGCCCCGTCCTCGGAAAGATCGCCGCTGCGCCGCTCGACAAGATCGAGTCCGATCCCGAGCTTCTCGCTGCCGCGCGCATGGTGGGCAAGGTCGCATTCGCCACGAACTGCGCGTCGTGCCATGGCGCCGGCGGGCAGGGCGCCAAGGGCTACGCCAACCTCAACGACGACGATTGGCTGTGGGGCGGCAAGCTCGCCGACATAAAGCAGACGATCGAGCATGGCGTGCGCTGGGACGCCGATAAGGCGACCCGCTCCTCCGCCATGCCGGCCTTTGGGCGCGACGGCATTCTGACGCCGGAGCAGATCGCGATCGTCGCCGATCACGTGCGCACCTATGCCGAGACGCCGGATTCGGATGCGCCGACGCCGCAGGGCGAGAAGCTCTACGCCGAGAACTGCGCGAGTTGCCACGGCGTCGAAGGCAAGGGCAATCCCGAGATGGGCGCGCCGGCGCTTTACGATCAGGTCTGGCTCTATGGCGCCGACAAGCCGACCATCGTCGCGCGCATCGCCAATGGCGGCGGCGCGGTGATGCCGGCCTGGAAAGGCAGGCTCGACGACACGACGATCAAAGCGCTCGCCGTCTATGTGCATTCGCTCGGCGGCGGGCAGTAA